Below is a window of Neofelis nebulosa isolate mNeoNeb1 chromosome 8, mNeoNeb1.pri, whole genome shotgun sequence DNA.
ccccactccccgaGAGGCTCAGGGTGGAGCCTCCGAGATAAGCACCGCCCCATCCCTACAGAGCAGGCTCTAGGGAGGGGCACAGCGTCTCGACCACCGCCCTCCGGTCTCACCACCAGTCCTTTGCTTAATGCAAGAAAAGACCAACATTCTGCCCAGCTGGCACATTTATTAGCATGAATAAGACCCTTCCCTTCCTTGACCCCAGGAAGCCACGCCCACAAAGTCCCAGGCTCCTTGAAGCAGGGTCCCTCTGTCCCATTTCTGATACAAGCTCTCAGGCCTTGGCAGTAGCCTGAGTTGCCCCCAGGGCTGTGAGCTGCTGAATCTTCTGGCTCATCATCTCCATGACAGCTGTGGAAAAAAAGAAGCGTTCAGACCCTGGTCTGGAGCTAGAGGGGAGAACCCAGAGTTcaggaagtgagaaaaaaattaaggacagGTGGACAATCAAGTACAGTTAATAAAACTTTTAACACAGTGATTCACTTGGGGACACACACAAATTTAGAGTCTACAATGTGTCTAAATATGATAACCACTGGgacataaaaatgaacaaaatacagtCCTAAATGATTGAAACATAACCAGAAAATTATACTGTGGACGAGAGTTTTGCCTTTAGAACAGTGCTTCTCAATTCTGTGTAACGGaattacctggggagcttttaaacaAACACTGACCCCCAGAACTCCCCCACCCTCCGGTTGATTTAACTGGTTTGGATCAGACTCGGGCTTCCTTTTTAAACTTCctgggtgattctaatgtgtaacCAGGGTTGCAACGGCTAGTCCTTAGTTAGGGCTGTATTTCTTTCCTGTGTGTTCATTTACACATATCATTTCCCCCATTCCATCCCATTAGATAGGAACTCTTCAAGAACAAAGATATAATTTCCTTCTTCTAAaattctcaggggtgcctgggtggctcagtcggttaagcggccaacttcagctcaggtcacgatctcgcggtccgtgagttcgagccccgcgtcaggctctgggctgatggctcagagcctggagcctgcttccgattctgtgtctccctctctctctgcccctcccccgttcatgctctgtctctgtctcaaaaataaataaaacgttaaaaaaaataaataaataaaataaaataaaattctcaagcACCCAACCCAGGAATCCACAAATAGTGAATCTTTAATGCACAGAATCTAGACAATTAACACATCTAGACATCAAACAGAAAGTCATGGCTTTAGTCTAGCAAAGGGGATGTCCCCAGTTCACACTGGAATCCACGTTCTTTATCATGGAGGTAGAAAGAGTGAAGAGGTGCTCCAGGCCAACCTTACCCTGTTTCATGGCATGCTTCTCCTGCAGAGCTGGCTGGATTTTCTCCATTTGCTTGGTGAGGAAGTCTATCTTCCTCTTGAAAAAGTCCTTGGCATCCTCAGCTGTCTGCAAGGCCAGAGGTGAATGAAGGGCTAAGAGAAGACCCCATGCTGCACTCTAGCTCGTCCCCTAAACTTCCTTTCCCTGCTCAGAGAGGCATCCACGTGGTTACTTCCACTCACCTTTTCTACATAGTAGCCTGTTCCCACATCGATGAGGACATGTTCCACATCATGTAGCTTCCCCGGGACATACATCTGAGAAGTAAGGATTAAGGGAAAACTAGCCCAGCAGGAGTCATGATTCCCTGTCAGCTAACCTGCTTGGCCTTTTCTAAAAAGCTACAAGGCACAAGGACTGAAGGATCTGGAGGCCTTAGAACTATACCTATACACTccagatggggagggacagagaactcGGTGCCTTATGGAGAAAGGACATATGCTGGAAAcactctctggccctcccatTCTCCAAGCAGTTCTTATAATTCTTCCCACTAGCCCCTCTAGAAGGACTACATACAGTGTTTTCCTACTGCTGTGGAGTAGTGAAAAGCcagcctcagggcacctgggtggttcagtcagttaaaggtccaacttccactcaggttttgatctcacagttcatgggttcgagcccctgcgtcagactctgtgctgacagctcaaacctggagcctgcttcggattctgtttccttctctctctctctgcccctcccctgctcagactctctctctctctcaaaaataaaaaaaataaaacattaaaaaaaaaatagccagaccACTTTCCCTCAACAGCCCCAATCACAAAATCACTAGCTAATTCCCGATGGACTTAATGCTAAGTGGCCAATCCCTATGACAGtacttctgttgttttcttttcagccTGTCAGTTCTCAGCTTCCAGGTGCCCTACTGTCACAACTCACTCATTCAAGTAAAACAATCCAGATTTCTTAGTAACAACAGTTTGGAAATAACCACTGTTAAACCAAAATTGAGGATTCACACACAGAGTCGACCCCCTTGTTTCTATATCCTATCCTTCTATCGTTTATGTCTTCTAAGTTATTAGTAAAAGTGTAAACACACCTGTTTTGTCTTCATATTAGAGGATATTCTCAAACAGCAAAGGGAAATAATCACACCTCAATTCTATATATGCCTTTGTGCTCACAAAGCATTAGCTGGATATTGGCCCCAGGCTAGGAGAGGTATAAAGTGTGTACAATAAGAGTGTTCTCAGAATCATGGGGACACTCTGCAGTAATCAAAACTaatcccaccttttttttttttttttcctcgagAGAGAcaggtgagagagaaaaagagacagcagGGTAGCAGTTTCTGTCGAAAGGATACAGAACTCGTCAGTGGGACGAGTAATTCTTTCCCTGTGAAAGCAATTAAGACAAACAAGCAGGGAAGGTTAAGACGTAAAGGGAGTTCCAATACGGCACAGCACAGAGATAGTAAGAAAAGGACGGAAACAGGGACAACAGGAGCAGAGGAATGTCCTGTACATTTCAATTCTAGGCAGGCAACATGCAAAGGGCTCACGTAGCGGCATACAATACGTAGTGGATTGCTTTCTCTTCTCAGGTAAGGACAACTGGATTAGAAGGCGGGGCGAGAGTAGCCGGCTCACCACATCCCCCATGTCGCCTTCACGCGCCTACCCCATACCCTCGTTGTTCTTGTTCAGCACGTTCAGACAGTCCTTGGCTTCCACATACTTGGTCTGTACCACCTTGAGCTGGGCAATGGACGTGGACAAGAACTCCACTTCCTAGGGAGGACGGTAGACAGGGTCAGTCTGGGAGCTGGAGAAAGAGGGGAAGCACTGACGGAGAGGGGGCTCGTCCTGGGATGGTGTGGGGGTTTCGCAGGGGAAGGCAAGCATCCCAAAGCGGGGAGGAACGGGGGCGAGGGAGTACGCGTGGGCAAAAGGGATGTGAGGCGGGAAAGGGATGTCAGCCGCCCGTCCTCACCTGGTCCAGCTGGTTCTTGAGCATCTCTAGCTGTGGCAGGTTCAGCTCGGTGATGTTAACTGACTGCGCCATGTTGGGAAGGAGGACTAACGAAGCGGAAGCCGCCTCGGCGAGCAACGCTCTAGCCGCCCTCTGCGCATCTCGATGGATGCGCCTGGAGGCCTCGCTGCGCCGAACATCTCTATGATCCTCCATCCCGGAAGAGAAAGAAGGGCTGGAGTCTTTAACTTGAATTGTAGAGCGTCTCGTGATTTTCACAAAACCTCGCCCGCCTGGCATAACAAAGTTGTAGCAAACAGGCTTCCTACCCTCAAGGAActtataaaaatcttaaaaatatccaGTTCATAACAATATTGCAAAGCAATGTATGCTACTCCACGTGGGT
It encodes the following:
- the PFDN5 gene encoding prefoldin subunit 5; the encoded protein is MAQSVNITELNLPQLEMLKNQLDQEVEFLSTSIAQLKVVQTKYVEAKDCLNVLNKNNEGKELLVPLTSSMYVPGKLHDVEHVLIDVGTGYYVEKTAEDAKDFFKRKIDFLTKQMEKIQPALQEKHAMKQAVMEMMSQKIQQLTALGATQATAKA